A single region of the Pseudomonas sp. GGS8 genome encodes:
- a CDS encoding DUF2474 domain-containing protein, with protein sequence MAGKPDLQEIEAAEKKPLWQRLGWLALIWAGSVMALFIVATLMRMFMNAAGLSTH encoded by the coding sequence ATGGCTGGCAAACCTGATTTGCAGGAAATTGAAGCCGCCGAGAAAAAGCCGCTCTGGCAGCGACTCGGCTGGCTGGCGTTGATCTGGGCTGGCAGTGTAATGGCACTGTTCATCGTGGCCACGCTGATGCGCATGTTCATGAATGCCGCGGGCCTGAGTACCCACTGA
- a CDS encoding class I SAM-dependent methyltransferase encodes MPLLETPFAQLDLIRQPEQQNEPLQAFDAADEYLLNHLAGQQPAADTRVLVLNDSFGALAASLVGKVRVTSSGDSFLAFQGLEKNLIRNGQAFDAVPSVPASEAFVGPFDRVLIRVPKTLALLEEQLIRLQGQLAPGAQVIAGAMVKHLPRAAGDLLERYIGPVQASLAVKKARLLIATPEAKAPAVSPYPTRYRLDTPAIELLNHANVFCREGLDIGTRAFLPHLPNNLGTARVADLGCGNGVLAIASALQNPEAHYTLVDESFMAVQSATENWRAALGDRDVIVRAGDGLAGQEPQSLDVVLCNPPFHQQQVVGDFLAWRMFQQAREALVVGGALYIVGNRHLGYHSKLARLFRGVEQVAATPKFVILKARK; translated from the coding sequence ATGCCTCTGCTCGAAACCCCCTTCGCTCAACTCGATCTGATCCGCCAGCCAGAACAGCAGAACGAACCGCTGCAAGCATTTGATGCCGCGGACGAGTACCTGCTCAATCATCTGGCCGGACAACAACCGGCAGCGGATACCCGCGTGCTGGTGCTCAACGACAGCTTCGGCGCACTGGCCGCCAGCCTGGTGGGCAAGGTCCGGGTGACCAGCAGCGGCGATTCGTTTCTGGCCTTCCAGGGGTTGGAAAAAAACCTGATACGCAATGGCCAGGCGTTTGATGCAGTGCCGAGCGTGCCTGCCAGCGAAGCCTTCGTCGGGCCGTTTGACCGGGTATTGATCCGGGTACCGAAAACCCTGGCCTTGCTGGAGGAGCAGCTGATCCGGCTACAGGGTCAATTGGCTCCCGGCGCTCAGGTGATTGCTGGCGCGATGGTGAAGCATCTACCACGCGCCGCGGGCGATCTGCTGGAACGCTACATCGGCCCGGTGCAAGCCTCGCTGGCCGTGAAGAAGGCTCGGCTGCTGATCGCCACGCCCGAAGCCAAAGCCCCCGCTGTCTCTCCATACCCGACGCGCTATCGACTCGACACGCCTGCAATCGAACTGCTCAATCACGCCAACGTGTTCTGTCGCGAAGGGCTGGATATCGGCACGCGGGCCTTTCTGCCGCACTTGCCGAACAACCTCGGCACAGCACGAGTCGCCGATCTGGGGTGTGGCAACGGCGTGCTGGCAATCGCCAGCGCCCTGCAAAACCCTGAGGCCCATTACACATTGGTGGACGAGTCGTTCATGGCCGTGCAATCGGCTACTGAAAACTGGCGCGCGGCGCTGGGCGATCGTGACGTGATCGTGCGCGCTGGCGATGGGCTGGCAGGGCAAGAACCCCAATCCCTCGACGTGGTGCTGTGCAATCCGCCGTTTCACCAACAGCAAGTGGTCGGCGATTTTCTCGCCTGGCGGATGTTTCAACAGGCGCGCGAAGCGCTGGTGGTGGGCGGTGCACTGTACATCGTCGGCAACCGTCATCTGGGTTATCACAGCAAGCTTGCACGGTTGTTCCGCGGCGTCGAACAAGTGGCCGCTACCCCCAAGTTCGTGATTCTCAAAGCACGCAAATAA
- a CDS encoding autoinducer binding domain-containing protein has translation MKVWKESQLTQLSYAQKIETAYELSLNFVKNLGFNFCALSITSQARGIHCRPISLNNYPTEWNMKYEQEHFNEVDPIIAHCKQSEWPILWREEVYSKAQTLWQAQKKLGLQYGWSQSVHDQNGLCSMLSLARSHCPITTEDLYKNLGYAMFISRHLHGLVAKDLPACARKPNTHLSSREIEVLKYSADGKTACEIAIILSLSESTVQFHIRGAIRKLGVNNKIAAVIRAAREGVI, from the coding sequence ATGAAAGTGTGGAAGGAGTCACAGTTAACGCAACTTTCTTATGCTCAGAAAATCGAGACTGCCTACGAGTTATCTCTCAATTTCGTTAAAAACCTGGGCTTTAATTTCTGTGCACTTTCAATAACTTCCCAAGCGAGAGGAATACACTGCCGTCCGATCAGTCTGAATAACTACCCCACCGAATGGAACATGAAATATGAACAAGAGCATTTCAATGAAGTCGACCCGATAATAGCCCATTGCAAGCAATCTGAATGGCCAATTCTTTGGCGGGAAGAAGTCTACTCAAAGGCACAGACGCTGTGGCAAGCACAAAAAAAGCTGGGTTTACAGTATGGCTGGTCCCAATCCGTTCATGATCAGAACGGGCTTTGCAGCATGCTGAGCCTGGCCAGAAGCCACTGCCCGATTACTACAGAGGATCTGTATAAAAATCTGGGTTACGCAATGTTCATCAGCCGTCACCTGCACGGGCTTGTCGCAAAAGATCTGCCTGCGTGTGCGCGGAAACCGAACACGCATCTGTCATCCAGAGAAATCGAGGTGCTGAAATATTCAGCCGATGGCAAAACAGCCTGCGAGATCGCGATCATCCTCAGCCTGAGTGAAAGCACGGTACAGTTCCATATCCGGGGTGCCATCCGCAAACTCGGCGTCAACAACAAAATTGCCGCCGTGATCCGAGCAGCGAGAGAGGGCGTTATCTGA
- a CDS encoding ferredoxin--NADP reductase: MTASVEKITRQTLLEVQSLTPNLFTLRTTRDAGFRFRAGQFARLGVTKADGSTVWRAYSMVSSPYDEFLEFFSIVVPGGEFTSELSRLEVGDTLLVDRQAFGYLTLDRFVDGRDLWLLSTGTGVAPFLSILQDFEVWEKFERIILVYSVREARELAYQALIAGLAQRDYLAEYAHKLQFIATVTREQHPGALDGRITGLLESGELEQTAGVALTAEHSRVMLCGNPQMIDDTRKLLKQRGMHLSLSRRAGQVAVENYW; encoded by the coding sequence ATGACTGCCAGTGTTGAAAAAATCACTCGTCAGACCTTGCTTGAGGTCCAGTCTTTGACTCCGAACCTGTTCACCCTGCGCACCACCAGGGATGCGGGCTTTCGTTTCCGAGCGGGGCAGTTCGCCCGGCTGGGTGTCACCAAGGCAGACGGCAGCACGGTATGGCGGGCCTATTCCATGGTCTCGTCGCCCTATGACGAGTTCCTTGAATTCTTCTCTATTGTTGTGCCTGGAGGGGAGTTCACCAGTGAGCTGAGTCGGCTGGAAGTGGGCGATACGCTGCTGGTCGACCGGCAGGCCTTCGGCTATCTGACGCTGGATCGCTTCGTCGATGGCCGTGACCTCTGGTTGTTATCCACAGGCACGGGCGTGGCGCCGTTTCTGTCGATCCTTCAGGACTTCGAAGTTTGGGAAAAATTCGAACGAATCATTCTGGTCTATAGCGTGCGCGAAGCGCGGGAGCTGGCATACCAGGCGTTGATTGCGGGGCTGGCGCAACGTGACTATCTGGCCGAGTACGCGCACAAACTGCAATTCATCGCCACCGTCACCCGCGAACAGCATCCGGGTGCCTTGGATGGGCGGATTACCGGACTCCTGGAAAGTGGTGAACTGGAACAGACGGCCGGTGTAGCGCTGACGGCCGAGCATTCGCGAGTGATGCTCTGCGGTAACCCACAGATGATCGATGACACGCGCAAGTTACTGAAACAACGGGGCATGCACCTAAGCCTGAGTCGAAGAGCTGGCCAAGTGGCGGTGGAAAACTACTGGTAA
- the mscL gene encoding large-conductance mechanosensitive channel protein MscL yields the protein MGVISEFKAFAVKGNVVDMAVGIIIGAAFGKIVTSFVGDVVMPPIGLLIGGVDFSDLAVTLKAANGDVPAVMLAYGKFIQSLIDFIIVAFAIFIGVKAINRLKREEAVAPTLPPVPTKEEELLSEIRDLLKAQNNRP from the coding sequence ATGGGCGTGATAAGTGAGTTCAAGGCCTTCGCGGTCAAAGGTAATGTGGTCGACATGGCGGTGGGTATTATCATCGGCGCAGCCTTCGGCAAAATCGTTACGTCATTTGTCGGCGACGTGGTGATGCCCCCCATCGGACTGCTGATCGGTGGGGTGGACTTCAGTGACCTGGCCGTTACGCTCAAGGCTGCCAACGGTGATGTCCCGGCGGTGATGCTGGCCTACGGTAAGTTCATCCAAAGTCTGATCGACTTCATCATTGTCGCCTTCGCGATTTTTATCGGCGTCAAGGCCATCAACCGTCTGAAACGCGAAGAGGCCGTTGCGCCAACCCTGCCGCCGGTTCCGACCAAAGAAGAAGAACTGCTGAGCGAGATCCGCGATCTGCTCAAGGCTCAGAACAATCGGCCCTGA